From one Salinibacterium hongtaonis genomic stretch:
- a CDS encoding 5-(carboxyamino)imidazole ribonucleotide synthase has protein sequence MTLTVGVIGGGQLARMMIPAATHLGIDLRVFAENDGSPSAIAATQVGDYIDADQVLRFAREAAVDVITFDHEHVPQAVLSALVEAGVAVRPGPNALLYAQDKLLMRARLSELGLPVPEWAAVSTEAELDAFIETHGGVAIVKTPRGGYDGKGVRVVRRGREANDWFEAPGIGALLAEELVEFRRELAQSVARRPSGDIVAWPVVESVQQNGVCAEVIAPAPNSAGRIADVAEQIAVTVAEGLDVTGVLAVELFETTDDRLLINELAMRPHNTGHWSIEGSTTSQFEQHLRAVLDLPLGATGTRDAWTVMVNVLGGPVGGGLDSRYAKAMAEHPTVKFHSYGKDSRPGRKVGHVSVGGSDLDDAMYQARAAAEILTE, from the coding sequence ATGACCCTCACCGTTGGTGTTATCGGGGGCGGGCAGCTTGCCCGCATGATGATCCCCGCCGCGACCCATCTGGGAATCGACCTGCGCGTTTTTGCAGAGAACGATGGCAGCCCATCGGCGATTGCCGCGACTCAGGTCGGCGACTACATCGATGCCGACCAGGTGCTGCGCTTCGCCCGCGAGGCGGCGGTCGATGTGATCACTTTTGACCACGAGCATGTTCCTCAGGCGGTGCTTTCGGCGCTGGTCGAGGCCGGAGTCGCAGTGCGGCCGGGCCCGAATGCGCTGCTGTATGCGCAAGACAAGCTCCTCATGCGCGCCCGGCTCAGCGAACTCGGGCTGCCGGTGCCGGAGTGGGCCGCCGTGTCGACTGAGGCCGAGCTTGACGCCTTCATCGAAACCCATGGCGGCGTTGCCATCGTGAAAACCCCGCGAGGCGGCTATGACGGCAAGGGGGTGCGCGTGGTTCGCCGCGGGCGCGAGGCTAACGATTGGTTCGAGGCGCCGGGAATCGGCGCGCTTCTCGCGGAGGAACTCGTCGAGTTTAGGCGTGAGCTCGCACAGTCGGTGGCGCGTCGGCCCTCCGGCGACATTGTGGCGTGGCCCGTCGTTGAGAGCGTGCAGCAGAACGGGGTGTGTGCGGAGGTCATCGCGCCTGCCCCCAACTCGGCAGGGCGCATCGCCGATGTTGCCGAGCAGATCGCCGTGACCGTTGCCGAAGGGCTCGACGTGACCGGTGTGCTCGCCGTGGAGCTCTTTGAGACGACGGATGATCGGCTGCTCATCAACGAGCTTGCGATGCGACCGCACAACACAGGGCACTGGAGCATTGAGGGCTCGACGACGAGTCAGTTCGAGCAGCACCTGCGTGCCGTGCTCGACCTTCCGCTCGGAGCCACCGGCACCAGGGATGCATGGACGGTCATGGTGAACGTGCTCGGGGGGCCAGTGGGGGGCGGCCTCGACTCGCGCTATGCCAAGGCTATGGCCGAGCATCCCACCGTAAAGTTCCACAGCTATGGCAAGGATTCCCGCCCAGGGCGCAAGGTCGGTCACGTCTCGGTCGGGGGCAGCGATCTAGACGATGCGATGTACCAGGCGCGGGCGGCGGCGGAGATCCTGACCGAGTAA
- a CDS encoding phosphotriesterase: MIETALGPVERDALGVVSMHEHLRADASALHRPGVEELDADAPVCIELAGALRWGQLALRDNLRIDDDDAVAQELAAAHARGLRTVVDATSLGLNPGYEHLAAISRASGVTVVACYGAYLGSGIPSWYRDLDTAGREQVFLTALTDSIPGVEFRAGMLGIMGTTADFGADERSSLTAAASAAARAGASVSIRLDPDARNGLEIIDHCASAGLAPERIVLTNIDEYLDDAYLNDLADAGPVLEMCFGGEGGHLGRVRNSADFDRFDALLRLLARDDSARLVLGCSTWTKAQWSRFGGPGYGHLVTRVVPALRSSGVDDSTLDRMLIHEPARILDRTAAA, translated from the coding sequence ATGATCGAGACGGCTCTCGGACCGGTGGAGCGGGATGCCCTCGGCGTCGTGTCGATGCATGAGCATCTGCGAGCCGATGCGTCGGCGCTGCACCGCCCGGGAGTGGAAGAACTCGATGCGGATGCTCCCGTCTGCATCGAACTCGCTGGCGCACTGCGCTGGGGCCAGCTCGCGCTGCGAGACAACCTGAGAATCGACGACGACGATGCTGTCGCGCAGGAGTTAGCTGCGGCACACGCTCGCGGCCTCCGCACCGTTGTCGACGCGACGTCTCTCGGGCTGAACCCCGGGTATGAGCACCTTGCCGCCATCTCCCGCGCGAGTGGCGTCACCGTCGTTGCCTGCTACGGCGCCTACCTCGGCTCTGGCATCCCCTCCTGGTATCGCGACCTCGACACCGCGGGCCGCGAGCAGGTGTTCCTCACAGCCCTCACCGATTCCATCCCCGGCGTGGAGTTTCGGGCAGGGATGCTCGGCATCATGGGCACGACGGCCGACTTTGGCGCCGACGAACGCAGCAGCCTCACCGCCGCAGCATCGGCAGCGGCCCGCGCCGGAGCATCCGTGAGCATCCGGCTGGACCCCGACGCGCGCAACGGCTTGGAGATCATCGACCATTGCGCATCCGCAGGGCTGGCCCCCGAACGCATCGTGCTCACCAATATCGATGAGTATCTCGATGACGCCTATCTGAACGATCTTGCCGATGCGGGACCCGTACTCGAGATGTGCTTCGGCGGCGAGGGTGGGCATCTTGGCCGCGTTCGCAACAGCGCCGACTTCGACCGATTCGACGCCCTGCTTCGCTTGCTCGCCCGCGACGACAGCGCGCGCCTCGTGCTCGGATGCTCCACCTGGACCAAGGCCCAATGGAGCCGCTTCGGCGGCCCAGGGTATGGGCATCTTGTTACCAGAGTCGTGCCGGCCCTGCGCAGCAGCGGAGTGGACGACTCGACGCTCGACCGGATGCTCATCCACGAGCCCGCTCGAATCCTCGACCGCACTGCGGCCGCCTGA
- a CDS encoding ABC transporter ATP-binding protein, translated as MTIPVTIDKVDVTLGPNHVLKQVCLDVKAGEFVTLLGASGSGKSTLLNVIAGLQKVDTGHVLFNGENVEKRAPQDRNVGVVFQSYALFPHMTIGDNVSFPLLAAKRPVKERKAVAAEMLELVQLGGMADRMPASLSGGQRQRVALARAIASNPGVLLLDEPMAALDKQLREHMQVEIKRIQERVGITTIAVTHDQTEAFTMSDRVAIMHQGCFVQIDAPQELYRKPVNEYVAKFLGEANLFGTADGVLLGQPGTQGSQGTAVIRPEDLQPLHDGETARVSIEATVSLVSFQGERYRVEARAADGTTVISTMPSNSDMSRLAVGSLMEFGCRQPERMHVIVPQDSSAVVEEPVAA; from the coding sequence ATGACAATCCCCGTAACCATCGACAAGGTTGATGTCACCCTCGGCCCGAACCACGTGCTCAAGCAGGTGTGCCTCGATGTGAAGGCTGGCGAGTTCGTCACGCTTCTCGGCGCATCAGGCAGCGGCAAATCGACGCTCCTCAACGTGATCGCCGGGCTCCAAAAGGTGGACACGGGCCACGTGCTCTTCAACGGCGAGAACGTGGAGAAGCGAGCTCCCCAGGATCGCAACGTCGGCGTGGTCTTTCAGTCCTACGCTCTCTTTCCCCACATGACGATCGGCGACAACGTCTCGTTCCCGCTTCTGGCTGCCAAGCGGCCAGTGAAGGAGCGCAAGGCCGTCGCGGCAGAGATGCTTGAGCTTGTGCAGCTCGGTGGAATGGCCGACCGCATGCCGGCCTCCCTCTCGGGCGGCCAGCGTCAGCGCGTTGCCCTGGCCCGCGCCATCGCGTCGAACCCCGGCGTTCTACTACTCGACGAGCCCATGGCGGCCCTCGACAAGCAGCTGCGCGAGCACATGCAGGTCGAGATCAAGCGCATCCAGGAGCGCGTCGGCATCACCACGATCGCCGTAACGCACGACCAGACCGAGGCCTTTACGATGTCCGACCGGGTCGCGATCATGCATCAGGGCTGCTTCGTGCAGATCGATGCTCCCCAGGAGCTCTATCGCAAGCCCGTCAACGAATACGTGGCCAAGTTCTTGGGCGAGGCCAACCTATTCGGCACGGCAGACGGTGTTCTGCTCGGCCAGCCCGGCACGCAGGGATCCCAGGGCACGGCCGTGATTCGGCCGGAAGATCTGCAGCCGCTGCACGACGGCGAGACGGCCCGCGTCAGCATCGAGGCCACCGTGTCTCTTGTCAGCTTTCAAGGCGAGCGCTACCGCGTAGAAGCCCGCGCGGCGGACGGCACGACAGTGATCTCCACAATGCCGAGCAACAGCGACATGTCGCGTCTCGCTGTCGGTTCCCTCATGGAGTTTGGTTGCCGCCAGCCCGAGCGCATGCACGTGATCGTGCCCCAGGACTCCTCGGCCGTCGTCGAGGAGCCCGTAGCAGCATGA
- a CDS encoding GtrA family protein has protein sequence MRSESRSASAKRLAGQLMRFGAVGVVGLVIDVGVFNILRLTVLSPENLHEGPVIAKLISTSLAIIANWLGNRHWTFRRAQRANPVGEGLRFAAVSVAAMVIPLTCLWLSHYVLGFTSALADNISTNVVGLGLGMVFRFLLYRSWVFAEPSVDTAADAAANPEPSLRAPKGPIRPPGSAPLRGIKAVAPIDDRSRPHE, from the coding sequence GTGCGTTCAGAGTCTCGATCCGCCTCGGCAAAGAGGCTTGCCGGTCAGCTCATGCGATTCGGGGCAGTCGGGGTTGTCGGGCTTGTCATCGATGTTGGCGTGTTCAACATCCTTCGCCTGACGGTTCTCTCCCCGGAGAACCTGCACGAGGGCCCCGTGATCGCCAAGCTCATCTCCACCTCTCTCGCGATCATCGCTAACTGGCTCGGCAATCGTCACTGGACCTTTCGTCGAGCACAGCGGGCTAATCCCGTCGGCGAGGGACTGCGGTTCGCGGCGGTGAGCGTCGCGGCGATGGTGATTCCGCTGACCTGCCTCTGGCTTTCGCACTACGTGCTGGGGTTCACGAGCGCACTTGCCGACAACATCTCCACGAACGTCGTGGGGCTCGGGCTTGGCATGGTGTTTCGCTTCTTGCTCTACCGGTCGTGGGTATTTGCCGAGCCGAGCGTCGACACGGCAGCGGATGCCGCGGCCAACCCGGAGCCGTCGCTACGGGCGCCCAAGGGCCCGATACGTCCACCCGGCAGCGCGCCACTGCGCGGGATCAAGGCAGTTGCGCCCATCGACGATCGCTCTCGTCCTCACGAGTGA
- a CDS encoding aldehyde dehydrogenase family protein, with the protein MRDNLQPLAEVEPFYVDGEWVSAEGAELIDVFDPATEQLLTRVPQASEAEVDRAVAAAKAALDDRRWSGMSPHDRSRILNRVADIIEERVEELAILETRDNGKPIERSRADTLSSARTFRYYAGAPSRLGGSVVPIDGGEHHVYTTYEPVGVAAIILPWNFPIMTGSFKLAPALAAGCPVVIKPAEQTPLTMLRIAAICAEAGVPTGVVNVVTGDGRVGAQLTTHPDIAKVSFTGSTDVGRKVMTAATGDFKRLTLELGGKSPNIVFDDADLDAVVLTAMRASFGHSGQMCTAGSRLLVQRSILEEMTKRLADAVRQVRMGDGLAGGITVGPLVSEEQRQQVLGYIEKGVAEGAELVVGGGVPEGDGFYVEPTLFSGVRNDMTIAREEIFGPVVGIIPFDDEDEAIAIANDTNYGLAAGVWTNNLSRAHRMGQRLRAGTVWVNTYNIFDPALSFGGLRDSGIGRDLGEDALKGFCEPKSVVIAL; encoded by the coding sequence GTGAGAGACAACCTCCAGCCCCTTGCCGAAGTTGAGCCGTTTTATGTGGACGGGGAGTGGGTTTCTGCCGAGGGTGCGGAGCTCATTGACGTGTTCGACCCCGCAACCGAGCAGCTTCTGACCCGCGTGCCGCAGGCGAGCGAAGCGGAAGTTGACCGTGCCGTCGCCGCAGCGAAGGCCGCACTCGATGACCGCCGCTGGAGCGGCATGAGCCCGCACGACCGCTCCCGAATCCTCAACCGCGTCGCCGACATCATCGAGGAGAGGGTAGAAGAGCTCGCGATTCTCGAGACGCGCGACAACGGCAAGCCCATCGAGCGCTCGCGCGCCGACACGCTTTCTTCCGCACGCACATTTCGTTATTACGCTGGCGCACCGTCGCGCCTCGGCGGCAGCGTGGTTCCCATCGACGGTGGTGAGCACCACGTGTACACGACGTACGAGCCCGTCGGTGTCGCGGCGATCATCCTTCCCTGGAACTTTCCGATCATGACGGGGTCGTTCAAGCTCGCCCCGGCGCTGGCGGCCGGTTGCCCCGTGGTTATCAAGCCCGCAGAGCAGACCCCCCTCACGATGCTTCGGATCGCCGCCATCTGTGCGGAGGCGGGCGTGCCGACGGGCGTCGTCAACGTCGTGACGGGCGACGGCCGCGTTGGCGCGCAGCTGACGACGCACCCCGATATTGCCAAGGTGTCGTTCACGGGGTCGACCGACGTTGGCCGCAAGGTCATGACCGCGGCGACCGGCGACTTCAAGCGCCTCACGCTTGAGCTCGGCGGCAAGAGCCCCAACATCGTCTTCGACGACGCCGACCTGGATGCTGTCGTACTCACGGCGATGCGGGCATCGTTCGGGCACTCCGGCCAGATGTGCACGGCGGGCAGCCGACTTCTTGTGCAGCGCAGCATCCTCGAAGAAATGACCAAGCGACTTGCCGACGCCGTTCGCCAGGTGCGCATGGGCGATGGTCTCGCGGGAGGAATTACCGTGGGGCCGCTGGTCTCCGAGGAGCAGCGCCAGCAGGTTCTGGGCTACATCGAGAAGGGTGTCGCAGAGGGTGCCGAACTCGTTGTCGGGGGCGGGGTGCCCGAGGGGGACGGGTTCTACGTGGAGCCCACACTGTTCAGTGGTGTGCGCAACGACATGACGATCGCCCGCGAGGAGATCTTCGGACCCGTCGTTGGCATCATCCCGTTCGACGACGAAGACGAGGCCATCGCCATCGCGAACGACACAAACTACGGCCTCGCCGCAGGTGTGTGGACCAACAACCTGTCGCGGGCACACCGCATGGGACAGCGCCTTCGTGCGGGCACGGTGTGGG
- a CDS encoding ABC transporter permease, with the protein MKPTRTQTEKRWLLWPPIVFFAIALGAPIAMLIIQAFESGGSAFGEMFAMNAFTAALLRTLVMAVIVTLLTMLVGALYGLGIWAAPSWLSMVLVAFLMLSLWTSIVVRTVGWMLIEIPRGALFWLLNTLGLTDEPIELYQTAIAMYPAMVAVMLPFVVLPVMTAMSGIDKEQLNAAVIFGAGPTLVLRSVILPALKPSLISGGVLVFVMSLGFYVTPLLLGGPSNLTVSGVINLQINTTNRPDLGAAMSLLLVGATVVIYLIADKLFKVSEKWG; encoded by the coding sequence GTGAAACCCACCAGGACACAGACGGAGAAGCGTTGGCTACTCTGGCCACCGATCGTATTCTTCGCCATCGCCCTCGGCGCACCGATCGCCATGCTCATCATCCAGGCCTTCGAATCGGGCGGATCGGCGTTCGGCGAAATGTTCGCCATGAACGCCTTCACGGCGGCTCTGCTGCGCACCCTCGTCATGGCCGTCATCGTCACGCTTCTCACAATGCTCGTCGGTGCCCTCTACGGGCTCGGAATCTGGGCAGCTCCATCGTGGCTCTCCATGGTTCTCGTCGCGTTTCTCATGCTCTCGCTCTGGACCTCGATCGTTGTTCGCACGGTCGGCTGGATGCTCATCGAGATTCCCCGCGGGGCCCTCTTCTGGCTTCTTAATACGCTTGGGCTCACCGATGAGCCGATCGAGCTCTACCAAACGGCAATCGCGATGTACCCCGCAATGGTCGCGGTCATGCTTCCCTTCGTGGTGTTGCCGGTCATGACCGCGATGAGCGGAATCGACAAGGAACAACTCAACGCAGCCGTCATTTTCGGCGCCGGCCCCACCCTCGTTCTGCGCAGCGTCATCCTCCCGGCGCTTAAGCCCTCTCTCATCAGCGGCGGGGTGCTCGTGTTTGTGATGTCGCTCGGCTTCTATGTGACACCGCTGCTTCTCGGTGGGCCATCGAACCTCACGGTTTCTGGGGTAATCAACCTTCAAATCAACACGACCAACCGACCGGATCTCGGTGCCGCGATGAGCCTTTTGCTCGTCGGTGCGACCGTCGTCATCTACCTGATCGCGGACAAGCTGTTCAAGGTCAGCGAGAAGTGGGGCTGA
- a CDS encoding extracellular solute-binding protein: MISATAGSRRRKRALSALAGVAAVTVALVGCSSATGGDSSGSEGGEVVWADYGGPTNESRQIAYFDGFEEETGIKVISASLSDAIMAKMLEGGEGDYDLIQVSSDSLIKYKDNIVALPDSATKSDTLPEGIRDYAIGGFLIGIAQGWITDTYPDGGPQDWADFFDTKKFPGKRAWPGSPGSYDASFELALLADGVAQEDLYPLDLDRATAKLDSIRGDLVFYESYPEVQTLLSTGSASIAVSVTGQFTALINQGLDVTVQWNEAFLSPNFFVVPAKAKNPENAFEIAEWLTDGERQAAFTERTFYGPANEVTFDFLENSTAKRLPGGPGNDGSIYFDEQFRADNLDELVGRYTDWLAG; the protein is encoded by the coding sequence ATGATCAGTGCCACCGCAGGCTCGCGGCGCAGGAAGCGTGCACTCTCAGCGCTCGCTGGTGTAGCCGCAGTAACCGTTGCTCTCGTAGGTTGCTCCTCTGCGACCGGAGGGGATTCGTCAGGCTCTGAGGGCGGCGAGGTGGTGTGGGCCGACTACGGCGGGCCGACCAACGAGAGCCGCCAGATCGCCTACTTCGACGGATTCGAAGAGGAGACCGGCATCAAGGTCATCTCGGCTTCGCTCTCCGACGCCATCATGGCGAAGATGCTCGAGGGCGGCGAGGGCGACTACGACCTGATCCAGGTGTCGTCAGACTCACTCATCAAGTACAAGGACAACATCGTTGCTCTGCCCGACAGTGCAACCAAATCCGACACTCTTCCCGAAGGGATCCGCGACTACGCGATCGGCGGCTTTCTGATCGGGATCGCGCAGGGATGGATCACTGACACCTACCCCGACGGAGGCCCGCAGGACTGGGCAGACTTCTTCGACACCAAGAAGTTCCCCGGAAAGCGTGCCTGGCCGGGCAGCCCCGGCAGCTACGACGCATCGTTCGAGCTAGCGCTTCTCGCCGACGGTGTTGCGCAGGAAGACCTCTACCCGCTCGACCTTGACCGCGCGACCGCCAAGCTCGACTCCATCCGCGGGGACCTCGTGTTCTACGAGTCCTACCCAGAGGTGCAGACGCTTCTCTCGACCGGCAGCGCATCGATCGCCGTGAGCGTTACTGGTCAGTTCACCGCCCTCATCAACCAGGGTCTCGACGTAACGGTGCAGTGGAACGAGGCGTTCCTCAGCCCCAACTTCTTCGTCGTTCCTGCGAAGGCGAAGAACCCCGAGAACGCGTTCGAGATCGCTGAGTGGCTAACGGATGGCGAACGCCAGGCCGCGTTCACCGAGCGCACCTTCTACGGTCCCGCCAACGAAGTCACATTCGACTTTCTTGAGAACAGCACGGCGAAGCGCCTCCCCGGCGGCCCCGGCAACGACGGCTCGATCTACTTCGACGAGCAGTTCCGCGCCGACAATCTCGACGAACTCGTCGGGCGATACACCGACTGGCTCGCGGGCTAG
- a CDS encoding ABC transporter permease codes for MTGALGLYRVPIFAVSVLAGLMLFVPFLVLVATSWTSGSLLLFPPQGFSLRWYEQVLQDPKWMDPFFLSLGVSGVATVIAVIFGTLGALAVTRLSQRSARIVRTLFIVPIALPPVAYAIGLYGMNLELGFLRGTLVTLILGEALIALPYVFVLVSAATGKLDPNLRNAAVTMGAPWTLVLRRVELPLLLPNILAGAIFAFSIVFDEVVLSVFLLPPGVVTLPMKMLSASTEAFSPALTATSTMVSLLALIVLALFAWFSQASARRTRKAASK; via the coding sequence ATGACCGGGGCCCTCGGCCTCTACCGTGTTCCGATCTTCGCTGTCTCGGTTCTCGCCGGGCTCATGCTCTTCGTGCCATTTCTCGTGCTCGTCGCGACGTCGTGGACCTCGGGCAGCCTCCTGCTCTTTCCGCCACAGGGATTCTCCCTGCGCTGGTACGAGCAGGTGCTCCAGGACCCCAAGTGGATGGACCCGTTCTTTCTCTCCCTCGGGGTATCGGGAGTCGCCACCGTCATCGCCGTGATCTTTGGAACCCTGGGGGCGCTCGCGGTCACCCGGCTCAGCCAGCGTTCCGCCCGCATTGTTCGCACGCTGTTCATCGTGCCGATCGCCCTGCCCCCGGTTGCCTACGCGATCGGCCTCTACGGCATGAACCTTGAGCTGGGATTTTTGCGCGGGACCCTTGTCACACTGATTCTTGGTGAAGCGCTCATTGCCCTGCCCTACGTGTTCGTGCTCGTCTCGGCCGCAACCGGCAAGCTCGACCCCAATCTGCGCAACGCCGCAGTGACAATGGGTGCCCCGTGGACGCTCGTGCTGCGCCGCGTCGAGCTGCCGCTGCTGCTTCCCAACATTCTCGCGGGAGCCATCTTCGCCTTCAGCATCGTCTTCGACGAGGTCGTGCTGTCGGTGTTCCTGCTGCCGCCGGGGGTCGTGACCCTGCCGATGAAGATGCTGAGCGCCTCGACTGAGGCATTCTCACCGGCGCTCACGGCGACCTCCACCATGGTGTCGCTCCTCGCCCTCATCGTTCTCGCCCTGTTCGCCTGGTTCAGCCAGGCGAGCGCCCGCCGCACGCGAAAGGCTGCATCGAAATGA